A part of Maridesulfovibrio hydrothermalis AM13 = DSM 14728 genomic DNA contains:
- the fliN gene encoding flagellar motor switch protein FliN — protein MSDQSLKRILDIPLEIKVEMGRTKLLVNEIIQFGQGTVIELHKLAGEPLDMYVEGSIVARGELVVINENFGFRITQIIKPEDRIKRLGL, from the coding sequence ATGTCCGATCAAAGTTTGAAACGAATTCTGGACATCCCTCTTGAGATCAAGGTCGAGATGGGGCGTACAAAACTTCTGGTTAACGAAATCATTCAGTTCGGTCAGGGTACTGTTATCGAACTGCATAAGCTGGCAGGCGAACCTCTTGACATGTACGTTGAGGGAAGTATTGTTGCGCGCGGGGAATTGGTTGTTATCAATGAAAATTTCGGTTTCAGAATTACCCAGATTATTAAACCTGAGGACAGAATTAAACGTCTCGGTTTATAA
- a CDS encoding metallophosphoesterase — protein sequence MSYLDKVEGNGLFLIGDPHIASTPPGQRLGDYAGDVLNKLEACFAHSVKLDLVPVILGDLFHWPRDNGNSLLVDMIALFGRYKPFVLVGNHDKYQARFTSDVSLAVLEAAGVIGLLSEGGPAFELQTPQGLVLVAASPDGFPIPGKFERDDGQYIKVVWLTHHNISFPDCKKQQHTIKEKPGIDWIINGHIHGPRSTVTEGMTTWANPGNISRMVFSQRSFERSPQGAIWTPDCKDLEKWDIPHRDFYDVFPDQDFPLELEDAEAAESKFLLGLERLAWKRTHEGAGLKQFLEENIDPDEPESKLIWDLYTEVTDGNG from the coding sequence ATGAGTTATCTTGATAAAGTAGAGGGGAACGGACTTTTTCTTATCGGCGATCCCCATATAGCTTCGACTCCGCCGGGACAGCGTCTTGGTGATTATGCTGGGGATGTTCTGAATAAGCTGGAAGCCTGCTTTGCGCATTCTGTAAAGCTTGATCTGGTTCCGGTCATTCTCGGCGATCTGTTTCACTGGCCTCGTGATAACGGAAACAGCCTGCTGGTGGATATGATTGCTCTTTTCGGCCGGTATAAGCCTTTTGTTCTGGTAGGTAATCACGATAAATATCAGGCTCGTTTTACCTCTGACGTATCTCTGGCTGTGCTTGAAGCTGCCGGAGTAATCGGCCTGTTGAGTGAAGGCGGACCGGCCTTTGAACTGCAAACTCCGCAGGGGCTGGTGCTTGTCGCCGCTTCCCCTGACGGGTTTCCAATTCCCGGGAAATTTGAGCGTGATGATGGTCAGTATATAAAAGTAGTATGGCTGACTCATCATAATATTTCATTCCCTGACTGCAAAAAACAGCAGCATACGATTAAGGAAAAACCGGGAATTGACTGGATTATCAACGGACATATTCACGGGCCGCGATCGACCGTAACTGAGGGTATGACAACATGGGCCAATCCGGGAAACATCAGTCGTATGGTCTTTTCGCAAAGGTCTTTTGAGCGCAGTCCGCAAGGAGCAATCTGGACTCCTGATTGTAAAGATCTTGAAAAATGGGACATACCGCACCGTGATTTTTATGATGTTTTTCCGGATCAGGACTTTCCGCTTGAACTGGAAGATGCCGAGGCTGCTGAGTCAAAATTTTTGCTGGGTTTAGAACGCCTTGCATGGAAACGCACTCATGAAGGCGCAGGGCTGAAACAATTTCTGGAAGAAAATATTGATCCGGATGAACCGGAAAGCAAACTCATCTGGGATTTATATACGGAGGTTACCGATGGTAATGGGTAA
- a CDS encoding AAA family ATPase, with product MIKKITLKNFLAHAETEIELGAGMTVLTGPNNSGKSSVVEALRCIATNPLPKHFIRHGAKVARVELEMDDGTRVVWVRKKATAWYEVFKPGAEEAEVYAKFGRKPPEDILNILRLNHVPLEGDKSLDVHIGNQRNPIFLLDQPASVAAQFFASSSEGSHLLAMQTELKGRVRTAKRDKKFQQQKMAQISDELDGLQDLPLVNLELESARELKGQADKLADEIPAIETFLRRKGELENTYSNLSAREKELAVLQPGPELFPTAPLEVAVSRMQSLRQKGESLKSRAASLEGLKPQPELYPVQRLEADIARQKQLSAADLFQDNRLNLLSPLCSPPELEDVATLSATISNVSRNRFLRDNISKRATLLAPLASPPELFEDSQLMQVVNNISSLKLSQDEMRKRLADLDLASERLKKRIGQRLAEIGNCPLCGGDLEADKLLGEAAYELS from the coding sequence ATGATCAAAAAAATTACACTCAAAAATTTTCTTGCCCACGCTGAGACCGAGATTGAACTTGGCGCGGGCATGACCGTCCTTACCGGCCCTAATAACAGTGGAAAATCTTCTGTTGTTGAGGCATTGCGTTGTATTGCAACGAATCCCCTGCCCAAACATTTTATTCGCCACGGGGCTAAAGTTGCGCGAGTTGAACTGGAGATGGATGACGGTACTCGCGTGGTCTGGGTTCGTAAAAAAGCCACGGCCTGGTATGAAGTTTTTAAGCCCGGGGCAGAAGAGGCGGAAGTTTATGCCAAGTTCGGGCGTAAGCCGCCAGAGGATATTCTTAATATTTTGCGTCTCAACCATGTCCCTCTTGAGGGGGATAAATCGCTGGATGTTCATATCGGTAATCAGCGCAATCCTATTTTTCTGCTTGATCAGCCAGCGTCGGTTGCGGCGCAGTTTTTTGCTTCATCTTCCGAAGGTTCACACCTGCTGGCGATGCAGACCGAGCTGAAGGGGCGTGTCCGTACCGCTAAACGGGATAAGAAATTTCAGCAGCAGAAAATGGCTCAAATATCAGATGAATTGGACGGTCTACAGGATTTACCGCTTGTAAATCTGGAGCTTGAATCGGCTCGTGAACTGAAAGGGCAGGCAGATAAACTTGCTGATGAGATTCCCGCTATCGAAACCTTTTTGCGGCGTAAGGGGGAGCTTGAAAATACTTATTCAAACCTTTCCGCACGGGAAAAGGAACTGGCAGTTTTACAACCCGGACCTGAACTTTTTCCAACCGCTCCGCTTGAAGTTGCCGTGAGCCGTATGCAGAGTTTGCGTCAAAAGGGCGAAAGTTTGAAGAGCAGGGCAGCCTCTTTGGAGGGACTAAAGCCGCAGCCGGAGTTGTATCCGGTACAGCGGTTAGAAGCTGATATTGCACGTCAAAAGCAACTCTCTGCGGCAGATTTGTTTCAGGACAACCGGCTGAATCTGCTGTCACCCTTGTGCTCGCCGCCTGAACTGGAAGATGTGGCAACCCTGTCTGCAACCATCAGCAATGTGTCCCGCAATCGTTTTCTCAGGGATAATATTTCTAAAAGGGCAACGCTGCTGGCTCCGCTTGCCTCTCCGCCTGAGCTTTTTGAAGATTCACAGCTGATGCAGGTTGTAAATAATATTTCGTCCCTGAAACTTTCACAGGATGAGATGCGTAAGCGTCTTGCCGATCTTGATTTGGCAAGTGAACGGCTTAAAAAACGTATCGGGCAGCGGCTTGCCGAGATCGGCAACTGCCCCCTGTGCGGCGGTGATCTTGAAGCGGATAAGTTGCTCGGGGAGGCTGCTTATGAGTTATCTTGA
- a CDS encoding tRNA1(Val) (adenine(37)-N6)-methyltransferase has translation MYGEARKYFPRGLEQPETGFRFSTDSLLISSFVSVPSKGRILDLGTGSGVIPLGIMLRNKGKALSITGIDLNPEMVAAAENNVAKLGFADQIKILQGDVCTPDFAPAESYDLVVSNPPYRTEGRGCACPDMEKNKARFEVEADLNAFSATAARMVRNRGRVCFVFLAERLAGLVNSLIAHKLEPKRMKLVHGRINAPAKVVLVEAVKNGKPGLVLEPPVILFDESGDVAVDSVEYCSFIAK, from the coding sequence ATGTACGGAGAAGCACGAAAATATTTTCCGCGTGGCCTTGAGCAGCCGGAGACGGGATTTCGTTTTTCTACTGACTCCTTGCTGATCAGCAGTTTTGTGTCAGTGCCGTCGAAAGGAAGAATTCTTGATCTCGGCACCGGAAGCGGCGTTATTCCGCTTGGCATCATGTTGCGCAATAAAGGGAAGGCTCTCAGCATCACCGGAATAGATCTAAATCCTGAGATGGTCGCCGCAGCGGAAAATAACGTTGCCAAGCTTGGTTTTGCTGATCAAATAAAAATTTTGCAGGGTGACGTCTGCACGCCTGATTTTGCTCCAGCCGAAAGTTATGATCTGGTTGTATCTAATCCTCCATATAGAACAGAAGGTCGAGGTTGTGCCTGTCCTGACATGGAAAAAAATAAAGCCCGTTTCGAAGTGGAAGCGGATCTGAATGCGTTTTCTGCAACCGCTGCCCGTATGGTTCGTAATCGGGGCAGAGTATGTTTTGTATTTCTTGCGGAAAGGCTCGCCGGACTGGTCAACTCTTTAATCGCACATAAACTTGAACCGAAACGCATGAAACTTGTTCACGGGCGTATTAATGCCCCTGCCAAAGTCGTTCTGGTGGAAGCCGTGAAAAACGGTAAACCGGGGCTGGTGCTTGAACCTCCGGTTATTCTTTTTGATGAAAGTGGTGATGTAGCTGTTGATTCTGTTGAATATTGTTCATTTATTGCGAAGTAG
- the murJ gene encoding murein biosynthesis integral membrane protein MurJ: MTAETGKIVRNASVVAGATLLSRILGFVRDLIVAFALGAGMPADAFFVAFRIPNLLRRLFGEGSLTMAFVPVFSRVRREQGEEAAFEMARSALVWLLIVLGGITLLAVVFAKPLVLMIAPGFDRNPELMSLTVELVRLCFPYVIFICGVALCMGILNSMGHFLAPALAPCALNVALIGSALVGYFTGNSVALFMAWGVLIGGVLQWMLQQPYLKRLGLNWRGRHSLDNPGVKRMGSLMLPTVLGAAVYQINVALGTLLASFLPVGSVSYLYYSDRLVQFPLGIFGIAVGTAALPSLSALWVEGKQREFADTLKQTVGLTLFISLPAMAGLISLAHPLIELLFERGAFDAGAVTATAQALMAYGVGLPFIAMSRPLVSAFYAQEDTKTPVKVAILCLIVNVGAGYFLMQHIAHVGLALAVSISSMLNCLLLATIVWFRTKVSPLPCLSVFKSLFLSALIGAGAWYTSAYDILWFVLIPVWIVIYAAGSLVLKSDDARMLMGALRRGKG, encoded by the coding sequence ATGACTGCTGAAACCGGTAAGATAGTCCGCAATGCCTCGGTTGTTGCCGGAGCAACATTGCTTTCCAGAATCCTTGGCTTTGTCAGGGATCTTATTGTTGCGTTTGCACTTGGGGCGGGGATGCCTGCGGACGCTTTTTTTGTGGCATTTCGCATACCTAATCTGCTTAGACGACTGTTTGGCGAAGGTTCGCTCACGATGGCCTTTGTTCCGGTTTTCAGCCGTGTTCGCAGAGAACAGGGCGAAGAAGCTGCCTTTGAAATGGCTCGTTCGGCATTGGTCTGGCTGCTTATTGTGCTGGGCGGAATTACTTTGCTGGCGGTTGTTTTTGCAAAGCCGCTGGTGCTGATGATTGCACCGGGATTTGACCGCAATCCGGAACTGATGTCTCTTACAGTTGAGCTGGTAAGACTCTGTTTTCCATATGTAATTTTTATTTGCGGTGTTGCGCTTTGCATGGGGATTTTGAATAGTATGGGGCATTTTCTGGCTCCAGCACTGGCTCCATGTGCATTGAATGTGGCTTTGATCGGTTCGGCACTGGTCGGTTATTTCACTGGAAACAGTGTGGCTCTGTTTATGGCCTGGGGTGTGCTTATCGGCGGGGTTCTGCAATGGATGTTGCAGCAGCCTTACCTTAAACGGCTGGGGCTTAACTGGCGCGGCAGGCACAGTCTTGATAATCCGGGAGTTAAGCGGATGGGCAGCCTGATGCTGCCTACCGTATTAGGCGCGGCGGTTTATCAGATCAATGTGGCACTGGGAACTTTACTGGCTTCTTTTCTACCTGTAGGCAGTGTTTCATATCTATATTATTCTGATCGACTGGTGCAGTTTCCGCTCGGTATTTTCGGTATTGCAGTCGGAACGGCGGCCCTGCCGAGTCTGTCAGCTTTGTGGGTCGAAGGTAAGCAGCGTGAATTTGCCGATACGCTTAAGCAGACTGTGGGACTGACTCTTTTTATCAGCCTTCCGGCAATGGCGGGGTTGATTTCTCTTGCGCATCCCTTAATTGAATTGCTTTTTGAGCGCGGTGCTTTTGATGCAGGAGCCGTAACGGCAACAGCTCAGGCTTTGATGGCTTACGGAGTCGGTCTGCCGTTTATTGCCATGTCCCGTCCTTTGGTTTCAGCTTTTTATGCACAGGAAGACACCAAAACTCCGGTCAAAGTTGCTATCTTGTGCTTGATTGTGAATGTTGGTGCTGGATATTTTTTGATGCAGCATATTGCCCATGTGGGGCTGGCATTGGCGGTTTCAATCTCATCTATGCTCAATTGTCTGCTGCTTGCAACCATTGTGTGGTTCAGGACAAAGGTTTCACCGCTGCCATGTCTAAGTGTTTTTAAGAGTCTTTTTTTGAGCGCGCTGATCGGGGCGGGAGCATGGTACACATCTGCGTATGATATACTCTGGTTTGTCCTTATTCCGGTCTGGATAGTAATTTACGCCGCAGGATCACTTGTGCTGAAGTCAGACGATGCCCGCATGTTGATGGGTGCTTTGCGGCGTGGAAAGGGTTAG
- the mutM gene encoding bifunctional DNA-formamidopyrimidine glycosylase/DNA-(apurinic or apyrimidinic site) lyase, with the protein MPELPEVEVISRGLSEALVGKTIESVKILNHSSVKMPWYLFSSRVAGEEITRVHRRAKLLIMDLGEDLHITFHLKMTGRVLAHEGATSPDTHTRLVFGLADGGSIEFHDTRKFGEVRALNNEELQDWDFYRNLGPEPLETTAAALAERIEGRKAQIKGLLLNQSVVAGVGNIYADESLFRSGIHPKAKASDLSKDSLEKLFSEVQSVLKQAISENGSSIRDYVDAGGDAGGFQNSFKVYGKKGEPCPDCGHIFEGATVAGRSTTFCSKCQKLED; encoded by the coding sequence ATGCCAGAATTACCAGAAGTAGAAGTTATTTCCAGAGGTTTATCCGAAGCATTGGTAGGAAAAACCATTGAATCCGTTAAAATACTCAATCACAGCTCTGTAAAAATGCCGTGGTATCTTTTTTCGTCCAGAGTAGCCGGAGAGGAGATTACCCGTGTTCACAGACGTGCAAAGCTGCTTATAATGGATCTGGGGGAGGATCTGCATATTACCTTTCATCTGAAAATGACTGGAAGGGTGCTTGCTCATGAAGGAGCAACCAGCCCGGATACTCATACCCGCCTTGTTTTCGGTCTGGCTGATGGCGGATCAATTGAATTTCATGATACCCGCAAGTTCGGTGAAGTGCGTGCTCTTAACAATGAAGAACTGCAAGACTGGGATTTCTACCGCAACCTCGGTCCCGAGCCTCTTGAAACAACCGCCGCAGCTCTGGCTGAACGCATCGAAGGACGTAAAGCCCAGATCAAAGGGCTGCTTTTAAATCAGTCAGTGGTAGCCGGAGTCGGCAACATCTACGCTGACGAATCTTTATTCCGTTCCGGAATTCACCCTAAAGCCAAAGCATCCGATCTTTCTAAAGATTCTCTTGAAAAACTTTTCAGCGAAGTGCAGTCTGTGCTTAAGCAGGCCATCAGCGAAAACGGAAGCTCCATTCGTGATTACGTTGATGCAGGAGGTGATGCAGGCGGATTTCAGAACAGTTTCAAGGTATACGGGAAAAAAGGCGAACCCTGCCCTGATTGCGGCCATATTTTTGAGGGCGCAACTGTCGCCGGACGAAGCACAACTTTTTGCAGTAAATGCCAGAAGCTGGAAGACTAA
- a CDS encoding ChaN family lipoprotein, translating to MKKNISSEMAVSFLPCPGEFLDPVGDRLPFDKLMSEAAKADYVLIGEGHTSVCDHKVQFEIIEGLTRGRNKVAIGLEMVTADKQDILNRFNLGQLSTDDLPGELDWENGWRYDFNMFRPVFELAAARRLTVAGLNFPFRLTKEVRDKGLEGLSAEDRAMLPEKVIPPAPEQEEGLKEVLAMHTNRDTADPVQVERFFLVQSLWDTAMAEKAVNLRKSSGHPVIILAGGGHVEHGWGIARRLKVLDPQAGVTIIMPWRGDKFYPSAADSFFYCPPSYESRMGMTVEMRLGRAVITAVKRDRKAYQKGIRPGDIIVKAQGIPVTSLSAMHMAGAKAHKENSPLIFTMDRRGEVFDLDIGLLQRMKKEK from the coding sequence GTGAAAAAGAATATTTCATCTGAAATGGCTGTATCTTTCCTGCCCTGTCCCGGGGAGTTCCTTGATCCGGTAGGCGACAGGCTGCCATTTGACAAACTTATGAGCGAAGCCGCCAAGGCTGATTATGTACTTATCGGAGAGGGACATACCAGCGTCTGTGATCATAAGGTTCAGTTTGAAATTATTGAAGGCTTGACCCGCGGCCGGAATAAAGTTGCCATCGGTCTTGAAATGGTCACAGCGGATAAACAGGACATCCTCAATCGATTCAATCTTGGACAGCTCAGCACTGATGATCTGCCCGGAGAACTCGACTGGGAAAACGGCTGGCGTTATGATTTCAATATGTTCCGGCCTGTTTTTGAACTTGCTGCTGCCCGCCGGCTTACTGTTGCCGGACTTAATTTTCCTTTCAGGCTCACCAAAGAGGTGCGCGACAAAGGCTTGGAAGGGTTGTCCGCTGAGGATAGGGCTATGCTGCCTGAAAAAGTTATCCCTCCCGCTCCCGAACAGGAGGAAGGGCTTAAAGAAGTCCTCGCCATGCATACAAACCGTGATACGGCCGACCCCGTACAGGTTGAACGCTTTTTTCTGGTACAGTCCCTCTGGGATACAGCCATGGCGGAGAAAGCTGTGAATTTACGTAAAAGCTCCGGTCATCCGGTAATCATTCTTGCCGGCGGTGGACATGTCGAGCACGGCTGGGGCATTGCCCGCCGGCTTAAAGTGCTAGATCCGCAAGCCGGAGTTACAATCATCATGCCTTGGCGTGGGGATAAATTTTACCCTTCAGCCGCTGATTCATTTTTCTACTGTCCGCCATCTTATGAGAGCAGAATGGGCATGACCGTTGAAATGCGTCTGGGCCGTGCGGTGATAACTGCTGTTAAACGTGACCGTAAAGCCTATCAAAAGGGAATTCGTCCCGGAGATATTATAGTCAAAGCGCAAGGCATCCCCGTTACAAGTTTGTCTGCTATGCACATGGCCGGAGCCAAGGCCCACAAAGAGAACAGCCCCTTAATTTTTACTATGGACAGAAGGGGCGAAGTTTTTGATCTTGATATCGGGCTGCTTCAGCGTATGAAAAAAGAAAAATAA
- a CDS encoding phenylacetate--CoA ligase family protein — protein sequence MTRKDRTEGIFSRREVLDEGERRQYCALQLKELLTYAYRYSEDVKKRFDRAQFQVDKFKELADLKHIPILKKKELIFLQSMGPRLGGLLTKDLGELRRIFLSPGPIFDPEDRSDDYWGWTEGFYAAGFRSGDVAQITFNYHLAPAGLMFEEPLRNLNCAVIPAGPGSTNSQLEIMQKLRVTGYVGTPSYLMHLAQKAEEAGLNLRKDLYLEVAFVTGEKFSEKVRSSLEKKFDLIMRQGYGTADVGCIGYECYHKNGLHITNRAFVEICHPDTGIPLKDGEVGEIVITAFNKTYPLIRLATGDLSYIDRSPCPCGRSTPRLGNIVGRVDTTARIKGMFVYPHQVEQVMAHFEEVKRWQIEVTNPGGIDEMILNIEVSNFKREDELLHMFREKIKLRPILKVLTPGSLPPQIRPIEDKRIWD from the coding sequence ATGACTCGTAAAGATCGTACCGAAGGCATCTTCAGCCGTCGTGAAGTACTTGATGAAGGTGAAAGACGCCAATATTGCGCCTTGCAGCTTAAAGAACTTCTGACCTATGCCTATCGTTATTCTGAAGATGTAAAAAAACGCTTCGACAGAGCTCAGTTTCAGGTTGATAAGTTTAAAGAACTTGCTGATCTTAAACATATACCTATTTTAAAGAAGAAAGAGCTTATCTTTCTTCAATCCATGGGACCGCGTCTCGGCGGACTGCTCACCAAAGATCTCGGCGAACTGCGCCGTATTTTTCTGTCTCCCGGACCGATTTTTGATCCTGAAGACCGCAGTGATGATTACTGGGGATGGACTGAAGGGTTCTATGCAGCCGGATTCCGTTCCGGCGATGTTGCTCAGATCACTTTCAACTATCATCTTGCCCCTGCCGGACTCATGTTTGAAGAACCCCTGCGCAATCTTAATTGTGCAGTGATTCCCGCCGGCCCCGGTTCTACCAACAGCCAGCTTGAAATCATGCAGAAACTGAGAGTTACCGGTTATGTCGGCACTCCCAGCTATCTTATGCATCTTGCCCAGAAAGCGGAAGAGGCCGGTCTTAACCTGCGCAAAGACCTCTATCTTGAGGTTGCATTTGTTACCGGTGAAAAATTTTCTGAGAAAGTCCGTTCTTCTCTTGAGAAAAAATTCGATCTGATCATGCGTCAGGGTTACGGAACCGCAGACGTAGGTTGTATCGGTTATGAGTGCTACCATAAAAACGGTCTGCACATCACCAACCGTGCTTTTGTTGAAATCTGCCATCCTGATACCGGTATTCCTCTTAAGGACGGCGAAGTTGGTGAGATTGTTATCACCGCCTTCAACAAAACCTACCCGCTCATCAGACTTGCTACCGGCGACCTGAGCTACATTGACCGTTCTCCCTGTCCTTGCGGACGTTCTACACCCCGCCTCGGCAACATTGTCGGCCGCGTAGATACAACTGCCCGTATTAAGGGGATGTTTGTCTATCCTCATCAGGTGGAGCAGGTTATGGCTCACTTCGAAGAAGTTAAACGCTGGCAGATTGAAGTTACCAACCCCGGTGGAATTGATGAAATGATCCTCAATATTGAGGTTTCAAACTTCAAGCGTGAAGATGAGCTGCTGCACATGTTCCGTGAGAAGATCAAACTGCGTCCTATCCTCAAGGTTTTGACTCCCGGCTCACTGCCTCCGCAGATCAGACCCATTGAAGATAAGCGAATCTGGGATTAG